Proteins from a single region of Acidianus ambivalens:
- the rpoA2 gene encoding DNA-directed RNA polymerase subunit A'', with amino-acid sequence MINEEDKKYLEEKLSSLSGKIPDTVIQKLRDAIISYPANITKEEIDKIINLTLKDYDVSLINPGEAAGVVAAQSIGEPGTQMTLRTFHFAGVRELNVTLGLPRLIEIVDARKVPSTPMMTIYLTDEYKTDREKAISIARKIEYTKIENVVDSTSIDMASMALIIHLDEKMLKDKGIEPDEVEKVIRKLKLGDFTIDRPDELTITVTFQNMDSITGLFKAREKILNTKIKGIKGIKRAIVQKRGDEYVIITDGSNLEGVLGIKGVDVSRIETNNLHEVENVLGIEAARELITREIKKVLDDQGLDVDIRHVELVADIMTRTGEVRQIGRHGVTGEKTSVFAKAAFEVTVKHLLDAAARGDVEEFRGVVENIIIGQPIKLGTGMVELLMKPGVR; translated from the coding sequence ATGATTAATGAGGAAGATAAAAAATATTTGGAAGAAAAATTATCTTCATTAAGTGGTAAAATTCCAGATACCGTTATTCAGAAGTTAAGAGATGCAATAATCTCATATCCAGCAAATATAACTAAGGAGGAAATTGATAAGATAATTAATTTGACGCTAAAAGATTATGACGTATCGCTAATAAATCCTGGAGAAGCTGCAGGCGTAGTAGCTGCCCAATCAATTGGGGAGCCGGGTACTCAGATGACTTTAAGGACATTCCACTTTGCTGGAGTTAGAGAGTTAAATGTAACTTTAGGTTTACCAAGATTAATAGAAATAGTAGACGCAAGAAAAGTTCCATCTACACCAATGATGACTATCTATCTTACAGATGAATATAAAACAGATAGGGAAAAGGCAATTTCTATAGCTAGGAAAATAGAATACACAAAAATTGAGAACGTCGTAGATTCTACCAGCATAGATATGGCTTCTATGGCTCTTATAATTCATCTTGATGAGAAAATGCTAAAAGATAAAGGAATTGAGCCAGACGAAGTTGAAAAAGTGATCAGAAAACTAAAATTAGGTGACTTTACTATTGATAGACCAGATGAATTAACAATTACCGTCACTTTCCAGAATATGGATAGTATAACCGGATTATTTAAAGCAAGAGAAAAGATACTTAATACTAAAATTAAAGGTATTAAAGGAATAAAAAGAGCAATAGTGCAAAAAAGAGGAGATGAATACGTGATTATAACAGATGGATCTAACTTAGAAGGAGTATTAGGAATTAAAGGAGTGGATGTAAGTAGGATAGAAACAAATAATCTTCACGAAGTAGAAAACGTATTGGGAATTGAAGCCGCAAGAGAATTAATAACTAGAGAAATTAAGAAAGTATTAGACGATCAAGGTTTAGATGTGGATATAAGGCATGTTGAGCTAGTTGCCGATATAATGACCAGAACCGGAGAAGTTAGGCAAATTGGAAGACATGGCGTAACTGGAGAAAAAACTAGTGTATTTGCAAAAGCTGCCTTTGAAGTAACAGTTAAACATTTATTAGACGCTGCAGCAAGAGGTGACGTGGAAGAGTTTAGAGGAGTAGTAGAAAATATTATTATTGGGCAACCTATTAAACTTGGAACTGGAATGGTTGAGCTTCTCATGAAGCCTGGAGTGAGGTGA